The following coding sequences lie in one Candidatus Sysuiplasma jiujiangense genomic window:
- a CDS encoding capsid protein VP2, with amino-acid sequence MRHDPYWIQGSIRHPGRVTEYVRREYGDRAFEKGANGREKIKMEYLIKARDLAREHGNRSLEDAVNMAITLRKANEEHQGK; translated from the coding sequence ATCCGTCATGACCCGTACTGGATCCAGGGATCCATCAGGCATCCAGGCCGGGTTACTGAGTACGTCCGCCGGGAATACGGAGACAGGGCATTCGAGAAGGGCGCGAATGGGCGGGAGAAAATCAAGATGGAATACCTCATCAAGGCAAGAGACCTTGCCAGGGAACATGGAAACCGGAGCCTCGAGGACGCAGTGAACATGGCAATAACCCTCCGGAAGGCGAACGAAGAACACCAGGGCAAATGA